A genomic segment from Verrucomicrobiaceae bacterium encodes:
- a CDS encoding thymidine phosphorylase, translating into MHIPTLIERKRDGHTLGDDEIAQLIAAYTTGDIPDYQMSAFAMAVYFRGMTAQETAALTRAMLQSGSQLTWPSDAPSRVDKHSTGGIGDKTSLIIAPLLACDGLWVPMISGRGLGITGGTLDKLDSIPGFRTRISEDEIHRCIRQTGCALAGQTDSLCPADKKLYSLRDVTATVPSIPLITASILGKKLAEGLNRLVLDVKYGSGAFMQSEADARALAQSMQDTAAHLGLGTTVQLHAMNEPTGHAAGNALEVIEAVECLQGRGPADLEEICIELAAAVSNSTREQLQKRLHDGSAWEKFQHIVAAQGGNPADLENLHQIHRAPVIRELKAPRAGRLTRMDARQVGLAVLYLGAGRSKAADQVDFAVGCDCIAKTGTQVSTGDILARIHARNESAASAAATTLMAGIELDGDC; encoded by the coding sequence ATGCACATCCCCACCCTCATCGAGCGCAAGCGTGACGGACACACTCTCGGAGATGACGAGATCGCCCAGCTCATCGCTGCCTACACCACGGGTGACATCCCAGACTACCAGATGTCCGCCTTTGCCATGGCGGTCTATTTTCGCGGCATGACGGCGCAGGAGACTGCCGCGCTCACCCGTGCCATGCTACAAAGCGGTAGCCAGCTCACCTGGCCCAGTGATGCGCCATCTCGCGTGGATAAGCATTCCACCGGCGGCATCGGTGACAAGACCTCCCTCATCATCGCGCCGCTCCTCGCCTGTGATGGCCTCTGGGTGCCGATGATCTCGGGGCGGGGCCTCGGTATCACGGGAGGCACGCTGGATAAGCTCGATTCCATCCCAGGCTTTCGCACACGCATCAGTGAAGATGAGATCCACCGCTGCATCCGCCAGACTGGCTGCGCACTCGCAGGACAGACTGACTCACTCTGTCCTGCGGATAAGAAGCTCTACTCCCTGCGAGACGTCACGGCCACCGTCCCCAGCATTCCACTCATTACGGCCTCCATTCTCGGAAAAAAACTCGCTGAGGGGCTGAATCGCCTCGTTCTCGATGTCAAATACGGTAGTGGTGCCTTCATGCAAAGTGAGGCAGATGCACGTGCGCTCGCTCAGAGCATGCAGGACACGGCGGCACATCTGGGACTAGGGACAACTGTGCAGCTCCACGCCATGAATGAGCCTACTGGCCACGCTGCGGGCAATGCGCTCGAAGTCATCGAGGCCGTCGAATGCCTCCAGGGGCGCGGTCCCGCTGATCTGGAGGAAATCTGCATCGAGCTGGCTGCTGCTGTGTCCAACTCCACTCGTGAGCAGCTTCAAAAGCGGCTCCATGACGGCTCTGCCTGGGAGAAATTCCAACACATCGTCGCGGCCCAAGGTGGGAATCCCGCCGATCTCGAAAATCTCCATCAGATCCACCGCGCACCGGTGATTCGTGAACTCAAAGCTCCGCGTGCAGGCCGACTCACTCGCATGGATGCACGTCAGGTCGGGCTCGCTGTGCTGTATTTGGGCGCAGGTCGCTCCAAGGCTGCTGATCAGGTCGATTTTGCGGTGGGTTGTGACTGCATCGCTAAAACAGGCACCCAGGTGTCCACCGGAGACATTCTAGCCCGTATTCATGCCCGCAATGAATCTGCGGCATCTGCCGCTGCTACGACGCTGATGGCCGGGATCGAGCTAGACGGGGATTGTTGA
- the hflK gene encoding FtsH protease activity modulator HflK → MADPRFLPSPPQIRINAKLILTGLVVLVLLIGLFSSFYTVPMNSVAVVQRFGAYLDTTKPGLHFKLPWGVDTITILEVDRQQKLEFGFATVGATNPYQYSEGAHEQEAEKTMVTGDLNTALVEWVVQYTIEEPKAYLFTFRDPLQTLRDLSQSVMREVVGDRSVDEVLTVGRQEMEIKAAERLRFLVKTLNIGIRIDQIQLGNVNPPRSVEMSFSDVNKAQQEKESTINQAKAEYFRAVPRARGEAKQKMSAAEGYATKRLNEAEGDASRFTALLTEFKKAPEVTKKRIYLETMSEILPGVSGKVILDDKAPQFLPMMNLKQAK, encoded by the coding sequence ATGGCTGATCCACGTTTTCTCCCCTCGCCTCCTCAGATTCGCATCAATGCCAAGCTGATCCTGACCGGCTTGGTCGTCCTTGTCTTGCTCATCGGTCTGTTTTCGAGCTTTTACACCGTGCCGATGAATTCCGTGGCCGTGGTGCAGCGCTTCGGGGCCTATCTGGACACCACCAAGCCCGGACTGCACTTCAAGCTCCCTTGGGGTGTGGACACCATTACCATTCTTGAGGTGGATCGGCAGCAGAAGCTGGAATTCGGCTTCGCCACTGTGGGTGCCACCAATCCTTATCAATACTCTGAAGGTGCTCATGAACAGGAGGCAGAAAAGACCATGGTCACGGGCGATCTCAACACAGCTCTCGTCGAGTGGGTGGTGCAATACACCATCGAAGAGCCGAAAGCCTACCTTTTCACCTTCCGTGACCCTTTGCAGACTCTGCGGGATCTCTCCCAGTCCGTCATGCGCGAGGTCGTAGGCGACCGCAGCGTGGATGAGGTGCTCACTGTGGGCCGTCAGGAGATGGAAATCAAAGCTGCCGAGCGCCTGCGCTTCCTCGTGAAGACTCTGAACATCGGCATCCGCATCGACCAAATCCAGCTCGGCAACGTCAATCCACCCCGCAGCGTGGAAATGAGCTTCAGCGATGTGAACAAGGCCCAGCAGGAAAAAGAGTCCACCATCAACCAAGCGAAGGCTGAATACTTCCGCGCCGTCCCGCGTGCCCGAGGCGAAGCGAAGCAAAAAATGAGCGCCGCAGAAGGATATGCCACCAAGCGCCTCAATGAGGCTGAAGGTGATGCCTCACGCTTCACCGCACTGCTCACCGAATTCAAAAAAGCACCCGAAGTCACGAAAAAGCGTATCTACCTCGAAACCATGAGCGAAATCCTCCCTGGAGTGTCTGGCAAGGTCATCCTCGATGACAAGGCTCCGCAGTTTCTGCCGATGATGAACCTCAAACAAGCCAAGTAA
- the hflC gene encoding protease modulator HflC, with product MKATLTLIAILALALLLGSGLYTVDMTEQVIITQFGMPVGEPVTEAGLHWKTPFIQTVNRFEKRVMEWDGPAAKMPTKDKVFIMVDTFGRWQIDDVTAYFKKVRDERSALSRLNDILGSETRNIIAKHDFIEAVRTTKDRTVSPEALAMSAIMSTHTKDAPVQGLPPINKGRVMLEEEIFKSAETKVREYGVKLLDVRFKRIDYDDSVSTSIHQRMITERQKIAEMHRSEGAGQAAEILGERERDLAGIESEAYRKVQEIEGAADAKATEIYAKAYNASPDAVQLFEFLKTMDAYKKLITTDTQMIFTTDSDLFRFLKSADPQSPAPALPSSLSDPLHKLPTLLEVK from the coding sequence ATGAAAGCCACTCTCACACTCATCGCCATTCTTGCGCTCGCCCTACTGCTCGGTTCTGGGCTCTACACCGTCGATATGACCGAGCAGGTCATCATCACCCAGTTCGGCATGCCCGTAGGCGAGCCCGTCACAGAGGCTGGACTGCACTGGAAGACGCCCTTTATCCAAACCGTGAACCGCTTTGAAAAACGCGTCATGGAGTGGGACGGCCCCGCCGCGAAAATGCCTACCAAGGACAAGGTCTTCATCATGGTGGACACTTTCGGCCGCTGGCAGATCGACGACGTCACCGCCTACTTCAAAAAGGTGCGGGATGAGCGTAGCGCCCTCAGCCGACTCAATGACATCCTGGGCAGTGAAACACGCAACATCATCGCCAAACACGACTTTATCGAAGCCGTCCGCACGACCAAAGACCGCACCGTCTCCCCAGAGGCTCTGGCGATGAGTGCCATCATGTCCACACACACGAAAGACGCCCCTGTGCAGGGTCTCCCGCCCATTAATAAAGGCCGCGTGATGCTGGAGGAGGAGATTTTTAAAAGCGCCGAGACCAAAGTGCGGGAATACGGCGTGAAGCTGCTCGATGTGCGCTTCAAGCGCATCGACTACGACGACAGCGTCAGCACCTCCATCCACCAGCGGATGATCACAGAGCGCCAAAAAATCGCTGAAATGCACCGCAGTGAAGGAGCCGGCCAAGCCGCCGAAATCCTGGGTGAACGTGAGCGTGATCTCGCCGGTATCGAGTCCGAGGCTTATCGGAAGGTGCAGGAGATCGAAGGTGCCGCCGATGCCAAAGCCACCGAAATCTACGCCAAAGCCTACAATGCCAGCCCAGACGCGGTGCAGCTCTTTGAGTTCCTCAAAACCATGGATGCCTACAAAAAGCTCATCACCACCGATACACAGATGATTTTCACTACCGACAGCGATCTCTTTCGTTTCCTGAAATCCGCCGATCCGCAGTCACCGGCTCCAGCATTGCCCTCTTCCCTGAGTGATCCGCTGCATAAGCTACCGACGCTATTGGAGGTGAAGTGA
- a CDS encoding alkylphosphonate utilization protein, translating to MSLPACPMCEMNDVLDHPERFECMTCGHEWPKEAPAEAPDAERVVKDAYGNVLADGDIVAMIKDIKLKGSSDVLKVGTKSKPIRLVDGDHEISCKMDGVAIGLKACFVKKVTA from the coding sequence ATGAGCCTACCAGCCTGCCCCATGTGCGAGATGAATGACGTTTTGGACCACCCAGAGCGTTTTGAATGCATGACCTGTGGTCATGAGTGGCCAAAAGAAGCCCCCGCTGAGGCACCAGATGCTGAACGCGTCGTCAAAGACGCCTACGGCAACGTCCTCGCAGATGGTGACATCGTGGCGATGATCAAAGACATCAAGCTGAAGGGCTCCTCCGACGTGCTGAAAGTAGGCACCAAATCCAAGCCGATCCGGCTCGTGGACGGGGATCACGAAATCTCCTGCAAAATGGACGGCGTCGCGATCGGCCTAAAAGCCTGCTTTGTGAAGAAAGTAACGGCCTGA